The Meiothermus ruber DSM 1279 genome includes the window AACCTGCTTGACAACGCCATCAAGTACGGGGTGGGCTCGGAAATCGTTGTGGAGAGCGGCCAGAACAACCAGGGGGTGTGGCTCGAGGTTCGCAACCGGGGCCAGCCCCTCGAGGACTTTGAACGGCTGTTCGTGGCGGGGCAACGGGGCATGCATGCGGCCAACGTGCGGGGCACCGGTCTTGGACTGGCCCTGGTGCGCCGGCTGGCCGCGGGCTGGGGCGGTACGGCCTACGGACGCGCCCTCGAGGACGGCAACGCCTTTGGCCTGACCTTTCCGATTGGAGCTGTGGCCACCCCAGACCACTCAACAACCCAGGTACCTGCGTAAACTAGACCTACGGAGAGTGCATATGCGTGAAATTCTAGACCGGGAACTCAACCAGCTCACCGAGCAGACCATCCGCATGATCTCGCTGGTGCGCGATATGACCGAGAAAAGCGCCAAGGCGCTTAGCGATCAAAATCCACACATGGCGCAGGAGATCATCTCGCAAGATGCGCAGGTGGATGCCATGGAGCTGGAGATCGAATCCAGAACCATCACCCTGATCGCCCGGCAGAGCCTGGTGGCTTCCGATCTGCGCTTTGCCTTTACCATCATCAAGGCCCTGACCGACCTCGAGCGGGCTGCCGACTACGCCGTTCACGTCGCCGAGGACGTAATTGTGCTGGCTAAGGAGCCGCCGCTCAAAAACTACATCACCCTCCCCGATATGGGGCGCCGCCTGGCCCTGATGCTGGACTTGATCTCAAAGGCGTTCGCCGAGCGGGACATCGAGGCGGCCAAAGAGGTGTTTCGCCGCGACGACGAGATTGACGCGCTGTACGAAGAGGTCTCGCGCGAGCTCCTGACCTATATGATGGAGGATCCCCGCACCATTACCAAGGCGCTGACGCTAGGCCGGGTGGCCCGTAGCTACGAGCGGCTGGGCGACCACCTCGAGAACATCTCGGAGCGCATTATCTACTGGCTTACCGGAAAGATGGAGAAAAAGCCCGAAGATATATACTAAATACTGAGACCGGAAAAAGGGGGTGGTTTCCTCACCGCCCTCATCTTTTCTTTGGCTGCTTCATCCTGTAGACTTTTGCTTTGGGTACGAGGAGGAGTAGATGATCAGCGTAACAGATCTCCGGAACGGAACCAAAGTCAAAATGGATGGGGCGTTGTGGCAGTGCATTGAGTACCAGCACCAGAAAATTGGGCGCGGCGGCGCTAAAGTGGTGGCCAAGTTCAGGAACCTCGAGACCGGGGCCACGGTCGAGCGCTCCTTCAACTCCGGTGAGAAGCTCGAGGATATCTACGTCGAGACCAAGGACCTGCAGTACCTCTACCCGGAAGGCGACGAACTGGTATTCATGGACTTGGAAACCTACGAGCAGTTCCACGTACCGCGGGGGATTTCCGAGGCCACCAAGTTCCTCAAAGAAGGAATGACCGTGCAGGGCGCCATGTACAACGGCCGTCCGCTGGATATCACCCTGCCCGCTTCGGTGGAGCTCAAGATCGTTGACACGCCCCCAGGGGTGCGCGGTGATACCGTCTCGGGTGGCACCAAGCCCGCCACCCTCGAGACCGGGGCCGTGGTACAGGTGCCGCTGTTTGTCGAGGCCGGGGAGGTCATCCGGGTGGATACCCGCAGCGGGGAATACCTAGGCCGGGCCTGAACCTTGAGGGCTTGCTTCTGACACTTGCCTTGCGGCAAGTGTTTTTTGTTGGAGGCGGCGATCCAGCGCGCATGCGGGGGCCAGGCCATCCGGGGTCAAACCGACCCCGTGGCTTTATACTTCTATAGGCTACTTAGGAAGCTAGTCAGGTTAGTGCTGTTTCGGAGGCAGTCATGAATGCAAAGGAACTAAAGTCTATCCTCCAAGCCTTGCAAGAACACGAGGTGGCCGAGCTGACCCTCGAGACCCCCGATTACAAACTAACAGTCAAGCGAGGTGGGGAGGTGCAGTATGTGGCCGCGCCCGCCCCAGTGGTTATCCAGCCTCAAGCGGTGCCGGCCTCGAGCCCATCACCAGTCCAGACCCAGGCCGAAACCCCTGCCCCAGCGCCCACGCCCAAGCCCGAGGTGCCCAAGGAGGACACCAGCCGATACGTCGAGGTAAAAGCTCCCATCGTCGGTACTTTCTATCGCGCACCCTCTCCCGAGGCCGAGCCTTTTGTCAAGGAGGGCGATCTGGTCAAGAAGGGACAGGTCTTGTGCATTATCGAGGCCATGAAGCTCATGAACGAGATAGAGAGCGAAGTGTCCGGTGTGGTGCGCAAAATCCTGGTTTCCAATGGTGAGCCCATCGAGTACG containing:
- the accB gene encoding acetyl-CoA carboxylase biotin carboxyl carrier protein, yielding MNAKELKSILQALQEHEVAELTLETPDYKLTVKRGGEVQYVAAPAPVVIQPQAVPASSPSPVQTQAETPAPAPTPKPEVPKEDTSRYVEVKAPIVGTFYRAPSPEAEPFVKEGDLVKKGQVLCIIEAMKLMNEIESEVSGVVRKILVSNGEPIEYGQVLFLIEPA
- the phoU gene encoding phosphate signaling complex protein PhoU; amino-acid sequence: MREILDRELNQLTEQTIRMISLVRDMTEKSAKALSDQNPHMAQEIISQDAQVDAMELEIESRTITLIARQSLVASDLRFAFTIIKALTDLERAADYAVHVAEDVIVLAKEPPLKNYITLPDMGRRLALMLDLISKAFAERDIEAAKEVFRRDDEIDALYEEVSRELLTYMMEDPRTITKALTLGRVARSYERLGDHLENISERIIYWLTGKMEKKPEDIY
- the efp gene encoding elongation factor P codes for the protein MISVTDLRNGTKVKMDGALWQCIEYQHQKIGRGGAKVVAKFRNLETGATVERSFNSGEKLEDIYVETKDLQYLYPEGDELVFMDLETYEQFHVPRGISEATKFLKEGMTVQGAMYNGRPLDITLPASVELKIVDTPPGVRGDTVSGGTKPATLETGAVVQVPLFVEAGEVIRVDTRSGEYLGRA